One Cedecea neteri DNA segment encodes these proteins:
- a CDS encoding tlde1 domain-containing protein, which translates to MTWIYDVKKKSFTQNGEFKFTALYAGAEGYKDDPSLECEVNKGPLPRGKYKIGAPIARHPTAGRFVLRLTPYAGNNMCGRAGFLIHGDNGYGTASNGCIVAAFNVRRAIAESGDMELIVK; encoded by the coding sequence ATGACATGGATTTATGATGTTAAGAAAAAATCTTTCACTCAAAATGGAGAGTTTAAATTTACTGCTCTCTATGCTGGTGCTGAAGGATATAAAGATGATCCAAGCTTAGAGTGTGAGGTGAACAAAGGCCCACTTCCCAGAGGAAAATATAAGATCGGGGCTCCTATAGCCAGGCATCCTACTGCCGGACGATTTGTTCTACGTTTAACACCCTATGCTGGTAATAACATGTGTGGTCGTGCTGGCTTTCTTATTCACGGCGATAATGGTTACGGTACAGCTTCCAATGGGTGCATTGTCGCTGCCTTTAATGTTAGAAGAGCTATTGCAGAAAGTGGTGATATGGAGTTGATTGTAAAATGA
- a CDS encoding Hcp family type VI secretion system effector, giving the protein MAIPAYLWLKDDGGAEIKGSVDIQDREGSIELLSFMHGLSIPTDSHTGKLTGTRVHSALEFEKEFDSSSPYLYKAVSSGQTLKSAEIKWYKINYAGQEEEYFNMLLEGVKVVSVNPLMHNIKSIINMNHLESVTLRYEKITWKFCDGNIQHSDSWKERA; this is encoded by the coding sequence ATGGCTATTCCAGCTTATCTTTGGTTAAAGGACGACGGTGGTGCAGAGATTAAAGGTTCCGTAGACATACAGGATCGAGAGGGAAGCATAGAGCTTCTAAGCTTCATGCATGGCTTGAGCATACCGACTGACTCTCATACTGGAAAACTTACCGGAACTCGCGTTCATAGTGCATTAGAGTTTGAAAAAGAATTTGACTCATCAAGTCCATATCTTTATAAGGCCGTATCCTCAGGGCAAACATTAAAATCAGCAGAAATAAAATGGTATAAAATAAACTACGCTGGCCAAGAGGAAGAATATTTCAATATGCTTCTTGAAGGAGTTAAAGTTGTTTCAGTCAACCCATTAATGCATAACATTAAATCAATCATTAACATGAACCATCTCGAGTCAGTAACGCTAAGATATGAAAAAATAACCTGGAAATTCTGTGATGGAAACATCCAACACTCAGATTCATGGAAAGAACGAGCTTAG
- a CDS encoding class I SAM-dependent methyltransferase → MASSAPQNIFDDPVFFENYRQLREQDSGLNGLLEIPELYSLLPALDGQKILDLGCGFGDFARFARAHGAASVTGFDISEKMLSQARAATQDANIVYHNLPLEQFSPEGETWDLAISSLALHYLEDFARLSNTVFAALKPGGQFIFSVEHPMCTAFPVGWQTYKEEVIWPVNHYHQQGLRHTSWFVEDVQKYHRTTETYVNTLLDSGFALTRMLETKPTAETLAQHPRLAKEMRRPAFLILRATKPCER, encoded by the coding sequence ATGGCATCATCGGCACCGCAGAACATTTTTGACGACCCGGTATTCTTTGAAAATTACCGTCAGTTACGGGAGCAGGACTCCGGCCTTAACGGGCTGCTGGAGATCCCCGAGCTTTACTCTCTGCTGCCCGCGCTGGATGGCCAGAAGATCCTCGACCTGGGCTGTGGCTTTGGCGACTTTGCCCGCTTCGCCCGCGCCCACGGGGCGGCAAGCGTGACGGGTTTTGATATCTCGGAAAAGATGCTCTCCCAGGCGCGGGCCGCAACGCAGGACGCAAACATCGTCTACCACAATTTACCGCTGGAGCAATTCTCACCGGAAGGTGAAACCTGGGACCTGGCAATTTCATCGTTGGCGCTGCACTACCTCGAAGATTTCGCCCGCCTGAGCAACACTGTCTTTGCCGCGTTAAAACCCGGCGGGCAGTTTATCTTCTCCGTGGAACATCCGATGTGCACCGCTTTCCCGGTGGGCTGGCAGACCTATAAAGAGGAGGTTATCTGGCCGGTGAATCACTACCACCAGCAAGGTTTACGTCACACTAGCTGGTTCGTGGAGGATGTGCAAAAGTACCACCGCACCACGGAAACCTATGTGAATACCCTGCTCGACAGCGGCTTCGCCCTCACCCGAATGCTGGAAACTAAGCCGACGGCAGAAACCCTGGCACAGCACCCACGTCTGGCAAAAGAGATGCGCCGCCCGGCCTTTTTGATTCTTCGGGCGACTAAGCCTTGTGAAAGATAA
- a CDS encoding CynX/NimT family MFS transporter produces the protein MTSTTSASKKSRALLLLGILMIATTLRVTFTGAAPLLDMVRDALALSTAQIGILTTLPLLAFAVVSPLAAGIARRFGTERSLFGALLIICAGIALRSAGHAALLYIGTAIIGCGIAMGNVLLPSLLKRDFPGQVAKLTGAYSLTMGVAAALGSVMVVPIALHGFGWSGAMLSLMIFPLLALIVWLPQLGSSTVMNLSGNPALHSRGIWSSPLAWQVTLYLGINSLVYYVIIGWLPSILISHGYNEAEAGSIHGILQLATAIPGLFVGLILSRLKDQRGIAALMALLWCLATLGLWLLPAFSIFWVSLGGFGSGAAMILGLSFIGMRTGSAHQAAALSGMAQCVGYLLAAFGPPVMGKIHDITGSWAIPLLGCALLSVVMGVFGAYAGRQKEIGAAEKAAA, from the coding sequence ATGACCTCCACGACTTCAGCGAGCAAAAAGAGCCGCGCTCTGCTTCTGCTCGGCATTCTGATGATTGCCACCACCTTGCGCGTTACCTTTACCGGCGCGGCACCGCTGCTGGATATGGTGCGCGATGCACTTGCGCTGTCCACCGCGCAGATCGGGATTTTAACCACCCTGCCCCTGCTGGCCTTTGCGGTTGTTTCCCCGCTTGCCGCCGGGATCGCCCGCCGCTTTGGCACCGAGCGCAGCCTGTTTGGCGCATTGCTAATTATCTGCGCCGGGATTGCTTTACGCTCCGCTGGCCACGCCGCGCTGCTGTACATCGGCACGGCCATCATCGGCTGCGGGATCGCCATGGGCAACGTGCTATTACCCAGCCTGCTTAAGCGCGACTTCCCCGGCCAGGTGGCTAAACTCACCGGCGCTTACTCGCTCACGATGGGCGTTGCCGCCGCACTCGGTTCAGTGATGGTGGTGCCGATTGCCCTGCACGGCTTTGGCTGGTCCGGCGCGATGCTGTCGCTGATGATCTTCCCGCTGCTGGCGCTGATTGTCTGGCTGCCGCAGCTTGGCAGCAGCACGGTGATGAACCTGTCCGGCAACCCGGCGCTGCACAGCCGCGGCATCTGGTCCTCGCCGCTGGCCTGGCAGGTCACCCTGTATCTCGGTATTAACTCGCTGGTCTATTACGTGATTATTGGCTGGCTGCCTTCAATTCTGATAAGCCACGGCTACAACGAAGCCGAAGCCGGGTCGATACATGGCATTCTGCAGCTCGCCACTGCCATTCCGGGGCTGTTTGTCGGCCTGATTTTGAGCCGCCTGAAAGACCAGCGCGGGATTGCCGCTCTGATGGCGCTGCTGTGGTGCCTGGCGACGCTCGGCCTGTGGCTGCTGCCAGCTTTCTCTATCTTCTGGGTATCCCTCGGCGGATTTGGCTCCGGCGCGGCAATGATCCTCGGGCTCTCGTTCATTGGCATGCGCACCGGTTCCGCACACCAGGCAGCGGCGCTGTCCGGCATGGCGCAGTGCGTAGGCTATCTTCTGGCCGCCTTCGGCCCACCGGTGATGGGGAAGATTCATGACATCACCGGCAGTTGGGCGATACCGTTGTTAGGCTGTGCGCTACTTTCTGTCGTCATGGGCGTCTTTGGGGCTTATGCTGGACGCCAGAAAGAGATTGGCGCGGCGGAGAAAGCCGCGGCCTGA
- a CDS encoding AraC family transcriptional regulator — protein sequence MERDLDLEGFDPDSIVTPALAFRIRAAQTYNEKPIHTHRKGQLILALHGGITSEVTNSMWMVPPQYAVWVPGQMPHSNRVTADARLCFLFIEPDAVAMPQECCALKISPLVRELILRLSNVPHEHLGCAPTQRLVQVLFDELPNQPVEQLQLPISSHPKIRAMADSMAKNLKEKKTLAQWANDMAMSERNLARLVGKETGLSFLRWRQQMQLIVALRYLISGMTVQNVAESLGYDSTTAFITMFKKALGTTPGRYLSTLGGDDFTD from the coding sequence ATGGAACGTGACCTGGATCTCGAAGGGTTTGACCCGGACAGCATCGTGACGCCCGCGCTGGCGTTTCGCATTCGCGCCGCGCAAACCTACAACGAAAAGCCCATTCACACCCACCGAAAAGGGCAGCTGATTCTGGCGCTCCATGGCGGGATCACTAGCGAAGTGACCAACTCGATGTGGATGGTGCCGCCGCAGTATGCGGTGTGGGTGCCGGGGCAAATGCCACACAGTAACCGGGTAACGGCGGACGCGCGGCTCTGCTTTTTGTTTATTGAACCGGATGCGGTTGCTATGCCGCAGGAGTGTTGCGCGCTGAAGATCTCGCCGCTGGTGCGGGAACTGATTCTGCGTTTGTCTAACGTTCCCCACGAACATCTCGGCTGCGCGCCCACTCAACGGCTTGTACAGGTGCTGTTTGATGAGCTGCCTAATCAGCCGGTGGAGCAGCTCCAGCTCCCGATCTCCTCGCACCCGAAAATACGTGCGATGGCGGATAGCATGGCGAAAAACCTGAAGGAGAAGAAAACGCTGGCGCAGTGGGCGAACGATATGGCGATGAGCGAGCGCAATCTTGCCCGGCTGGTGGGGAAAGAAACGGGGCTGAGTTTTCTGCGCTGGCGGCAGCAGATGCAGCTCATCGTGGCGCTGCGTTATTTGATAAGCGGGATGACGGTGCAAAATGTGGCGGAGTCGCTCGGTTACGACTCCACCACAGCGTTTATTACCATGTTTAAAAAGGCACTCGGCACCACGCCGGGGCGCTATTTAAGCACCCTGGGCGGGGACGATTTTACAGACTAG